A region of Pseudomonas putida DNA encodes the following proteins:
- a CDS encoding putative 2-aminoethylphosphonate ABC transporter ATP-binding protein: protein MNNATPGAQMKVRNIHKRFGAFTALNDVSLDIAAGELVCLLGPSGCGKTTLLRCIAGLERQDRGELYIGERDISELPPQARDYGILFQSYALFPNLTVEANIAYGLMGSGREQARQRVVEMLQLVGLSGSEKKYPGQLSGGQQQRVALARALAPAPSLLLLDEPMSALDARVREHLCTELRQLQRQLGITTLMVTHNQDEAMLMADRIAVMNNGQVEQYATPQAIYDQPATPFVAEFVGQGNWLPFQRSGDSQAQVGGMSMRLSPGSARASSGRLFCRPEAITVNPPVHEENLFPAMVREITFLGNRCRMSFELKALPGHALLAELAPEAMPRLGSQDIWVALPPQSLQVFA from the coding sequence ATGAACAACGCCACGCCTGGCGCACAGATGAAAGTGCGCAACATTCACAAGCGCTTCGGCGCCTTCACCGCGCTCAACGATGTCTCCCTGGACATCGCCGCCGGTGAGCTGGTGTGCCTGCTCGGCCCATCCGGTTGCGGCAAGACCACGCTGTTGCGCTGCATCGCCGGCCTCGAACGCCAGGACCGCGGTGAGCTGTACATCGGCGAGCGCGACATCTCCGAGTTGCCACCCCAGGCCCGCGACTACGGCATTCTGTTCCAGTCTTACGCGCTGTTCCCCAACCTTACCGTCGAAGCCAACATTGCCTATGGCCTGATGGGCAGTGGCCGTGAGCAGGCGCGGCAGCGGGTGGTTGAAATGCTCCAGCTGGTCGGCCTGTCTGGTAGCGAAAAGAAGTACCCAGGGCAGCTTTCTGGCGGCCAGCAGCAGCGTGTGGCCCTGGCCCGTGCCCTGGCGCCGGCGCCTTCGCTGCTGTTGCTCGACGAGCCGATGTCGGCACTGGACGCGCGGGTTCGCGAGCACCTGTGCACCGAACTGCGCCAACTGCAACGCCAACTGGGTATCACCACCTTGATGGTCACCCACAACCAGGACGAGGCCATGCTGATGGCCGACCGCATCGCCGTGATGAACAACGGCCAGGTCGAGCAGTACGCCACGCCGCAGGCCATCTACGACCAGCCGGCCACGCCTTTCGTTGCTGAGTTCGTTGGCCAGGGTAACTGGCTGCCGTTCCAGCGCAGCGGTGACAGCCAGGCCCAGGTCGGCGGCATGAGCATGCGCCTGTCGCCGGGGTCGGCGCGGGCCAGCAGCGGCCGCCTGTTCTGCCGCCCTGAGGCGATCACGGTCAACCCGCCAGTGCACGAAGAAAATCTGTTTCCGGCCATGGTCCGCGAGATCACCTTCCTCGGTAACCGCTGCCGCATGAGCTTTGAACTCAAAGCCCTGCCAGGCCATGCATTGCTGGCCGAACTGGCCCCCGAGGCCATGCCGCGCCTGGGCTCGCAGGACATCTGGGTGGCGCTGCCACCGCAGAGCCTGCAGGTGTTCGCCTGA
- a CDS encoding putative 2-aminoethylphosphonate ABC transporter permease subunit, with product MAAPMSLPLNPANATSRQGVALGDRLFVVGGKWLLLMLLVLAVLMPLLAIFWRGFSAEAGQGGGLVAARELFASESFHWLLGNSLSVAFTVAAIVIPLAYLFAYALQRTLIPAKGLWRGVSLLPLLAPSMLPAIALVYLFGNQGLLRGLLSDNIYGFWGIVLGEAIYTFPHALMILLSALSLADARLFDAAASMGAGPWRAFSSITWPATRQAVFAAFCLVFTLTITDFGVPVVVGGDYQVLALEAYKAVVGQQQFGRGALIGMVLLLPALLSFAVDAWLRRRQGEAMSGRAQVFEPKPSRRRDACFLAIVLVVCAVLLLVIGMAVYSSLVTFWPYNLSLSLKHYMFEDTAGGGWLAYRNSVTMAIGTALIGSMMIFCGAYLMEKTQGQRLLNQSLRLLSFIPMAVPGLVLGLGYVFFFNLSGNPLHVLYGSMGLLVICTIAHYLTTAQMTATTALRQLDGEFEAAALSLKAPLYRHFLRVTVPICLPALLDIIRYLFVSAMTTVSAAIFLYSPDTILAAVAVLNMDDAGNVGGAAAMSTLILLTSASASLLLAAASRGLLRRSQAWRQRAATA from the coding sequence ATGGCCGCGCCAATGTCTCTGCCGCTGAACCCGGCCAATGCCACGTCTCGCCAGGGGGTTGCCCTGGGGGACCGGCTGTTCGTCGTCGGCGGCAAGTGGTTGCTGTTGATGCTGCTGGTGCTGGCTGTGCTGATGCCACTGCTGGCGATTTTCTGGCGCGGCTTCAGCGCAGAGGCCGGCCAGGGTGGCGGCCTGGTGGCCGCCCGTGAGCTGTTCGCCAGCGAGAGTTTCCACTGGCTGCTCGGTAACAGCCTGTCGGTGGCGTTCACCGTCGCGGCCATCGTCATCCCACTGGCTTACCTGTTCGCCTATGCCTTGCAACGCACCCTGATCCCGGCCAAGGGCCTGTGGCGGGGTGTCTCGTTGCTGCCGTTGCTGGCGCCGTCGATGCTGCCGGCTATTGCGCTGGTCTACCTGTTCGGCAACCAGGGCCTGCTGCGCGGGCTGCTGAGCGACAACATCTATGGCTTTTGGGGCATCGTGCTGGGCGAGGCCATCTACACCTTCCCGCATGCATTGATGATTCTGCTGTCGGCCTTGTCGCTGGCCGATGCACGCCTGTTCGACGCCGCCGCCAGCATGGGCGCCGGGCCTTGGCGTGCGTTCTCCAGCATCACCTGGCCAGCCACGCGCCAGGCCGTGTTCGCCGCCTTCTGCCTGGTGTTCACCCTGACTATCACCGACTTCGGTGTCCCGGTCGTGGTCGGGGGTGATTATCAGGTGCTGGCCCTGGAGGCTTACAAGGCTGTCGTTGGCCAACAGCAATTCGGCCGTGGTGCACTGATTGGCATGGTCTTGCTGCTGCCGGCACTGCTGAGTTTCGCCGTCGATGCCTGGTTGCGCCGCCGCCAGGGCGAGGCCATGAGTGGGCGTGCGCAGGTGTTCGAGCCCAAACCCTCGCGCCGCCGTGATGCCTGCTTCCTGGCCATCGTGCTGGTGGTCTGCGCGGTGCTGCTGTTGGTGATCGGCATGGCCGTGTATTCATCGCTGGTCACGTTCTGGCCCTACAACCTGTCGCTGTCGCTCAAGCACTACATGTTCGAGGACACCGCCGGCGGTGGCTGGCTGGCCTACCGCAACAGCGTGACCATGGCGATCGGCACCGCGCTGATCGGCAGCATGATGATTTTCTGCGGTGCCTACCTGATGGAGAAGACCCAGGGTCAACGCCTGCTCAACCAGTCGCTGCGCCTGCTCAGCTTCATCCCCATGGCGGTGCCGGGCCTGGTCCTGGGCCTGGGCTACGTGTTCTTCTTCAACCTCAGCGGCAACCCGCTGCATGTGCTGTACGGCAGCATGGGCTTGCTGGTCATTTGTACCATCGCCCATTACCTGACCACCGCGCAGATGACCGCGACCACCGCCCTGCGCCAGCTCGACGGTGAGTTCGAGGCCGCCGCCTTGTCGCTCAAGGCGCCCTTGTACCGGCACTTCCTGCGGGTGACCGTGCCGATTTGCCTGCCGGCGCTTCTGGACATCATCCGCTACCTGTTCGTCTCGGCGATGACCACCGTGTCGGCGGCAATCTTCCTGTACAGCCCCGACACCATCCTCGCTGCCGTTGCCGTGCTGAACATGGACGACGCGGGCAACGTCGGCGGTGCCGCCGCCATGTCCACCCTGATTCTGCTGACCAGCGCCAGCGCCTCACTGCTGCTGGCCGCAGCCTCACGCGGCCTGTTGCGCCGCTCCCAAGCCTGGCGCCAACGCGCCGCGACTGCCTGA
- a CDS encoding putative 2-aminoethylphosphonate ABC transporter substrate-binding protein, protein MFKHLALAAAVSAVFSLQASAAGTQLTVYTALEAEQLKTYKQAFEKANPDIEIKWVRDSTGIITAKLLAEKERPQADAVWGLAASSLAILDQNGMLEAYAPKDLGKISANYRDAANPPAWVGMDVWAATICFNTIEAEKQGLSKPVSWQDLAKPEYKGKIVMPNPASSGTGFLDVSAWLQTFGEPQGWAYMDALHQNIGQYVHSGSKPCKLAAAGEFPIGISFEYPAVQLKRQGAPLDIVLPKEGLGWEIEATAVIKGTPKADAAKRLADFSASPAAMELYKENFAVLAAPGIAKPQTELPADYEQRLIKNDFAWASKHRDEILAEWRKRYDGKSEKVAQQ, encoded by the coding sequence ATGTTCAAGCACCTTGCACTTGCCGCTGCCGTTTCTGCCGTGTTCAGCCTGCAGGCTTCGGCCGCCGGGACCCAGCTGACGGTCTACACCGCGCTGGAAGCCGAGCAGCTCAAGACCTACAAGCAGGCCTTCGAAAAGGCCAACCCGGACATCGAGATCAAGTGGGTACGCGACTCCACGGGCATCATCACCGCCAAGCTGCTGGCCGAGAAAGAGCGCCCGCAGGCCGATGCGGTATGGGGGTTGGCAGCGTCCAGCCTGGCCATTCTCGACCAGAACGGCATGCTTGAAGCGTATGCGCCCAAGGACCTGGGCAAGATTTCGGCGAACTACCGCGACGCGGCCAACCCACCGGCGTGGGTGGGCATGGATGTCTGGGCCGCGACCATTTGCTTCAACACCATCGAGGCCGAGAAGCAGGGCCTGAGCAAGCCGGTAAGCTGGCAGGATTTGGCCAAGCCCGAGTACAAGGGCAAGATCGTCATGCCCAACCCGGCCTCGTCCGGCACGGGTTTCCTGGATGTCAGCGCCTGGCTGCAGACCTTTGGCGAGCCTCAGGGCTGGGCCTACATGGACGCCCTGCATCAGAACATCGGCCAGTACGTTCATTCCGGCTCCAAGCCGTGCAAGCTGGCGGCGGCGGGTGAGTTCCCGATCGGCATCTCGTTCGAGTACCCCGCCGTGCAGCTCAAGCGCCAGGGGGCACCGCTGGACATCGTGCTGCCTAAAGAGGGGTTGGGTTGGGAAATCGAGGCAACGGCGGTGATCAAGGGCACGCCAAAGGCCGATGCGGCCAAGCGCCTGGCAGATTTTTCGGCCAGCCCTGCGGCGATGGAGCTGTACAAGGAGAACTTCGCGGTGCTTGCCGCGCCGGGTATCGCCAAGCCGCAGACCGAATTGCCGGCTGATTATGAGCAGCGGTTGATCAAGAACGACTTTGCCTGGGCTTCGAAGCACCGTGATGAGATTTTGGCCGAGTGGCGCAAGCGGTATGACGGCAAGTCGGAGAAGGTGGCGCAGCAGTGA
- a CDS encoding GTPase/DUF3482 domain-containing protein: MTEPLKLAVVGHTNVGKTSLLRTLTRDVSFGEVSHRPSTTRHVEGARLSVDGEPLLELYDTPGLEDAIALLDYLERLERPGERLDGPARLARFLQGSEARQRFEQEAKVLRQLLASNAGLYVIDAREPVLAKYRDELEVLASCGKPLLPVLNFVASSQHREPEWREALARLGLHALVRFDSVAPPEDGERRLYESLALLLEDARPALQRLIDDQQAQRQARHQSGKRLIAELLLDCAACRRSVVAEPAAEAKAIEALRQDVRQREQRCVEALLKLYAFRREDAHASDLPLLDGRWGDDLFNPETLKLLGVRLGSGVAAGAAAGAGVDLLVGGLTLGAAALAGAIAGGALQTARNYGSRLMGKLKGQRELTVDDTVLRLLALRQQQLMVALDNRGHAAQDSIRLGELDEKAWREGKLPDALVKARAHPQWSTLNPGARVNQAERQEQLEALVLQI; the protein is encoded by the coding sequence ATGACTGAGCCACTGAAGCTGGCCGTGGTCGGCCATACCAATGTCGGCAAGACCTCGCTGCTGCGCACCTTGACCCGCGACGTGAGCTTTGGCGAGGTGTCCCATCGCCCCAGCACCACGCGCCATGTGGAAGGCGCACGCCTGTCGGTGGACGGCGAGCCGCTGCTGGAGCTGTACGACACCCCCGGCCTGGAAGATGCCATTGCCCTGCTCGACTATCTCGAACGGCTCGAACGCCCAGGCGAGCGCCTGGATGGCCCTGCCCGGTTGGCACGCTTCCTCCAGGGCAGCGAGGCACGCCAGCGCTTCGAGCAGGAAGCCAAAGTGCTGCGCCAGTTGCTGGCCAGCAATGCCGGCCTTTACGTCATCGACGCCCGCGAGCCGGTGCTGGCCAAATACCGCGACGAGCTCGAAGTGCTGGCCAGCTGTGGCAAGCCTCTGCTGCCGGTGCTCAATTTCGTCGCCAGCAGCCAGCACCGCGAGCCTGAATGGCGTGAAGCCCTTGCCCGCCTTGGCCTTCACGCTTTGGTACGGTTTGACAGCGTGGCCCCGCCTGAAGACGGCGAACGCCGCCTGTACGAAAGCCTGGCCCTGCTGCTGGAAGACGCCCGCCCTGCCCTGCAACGGCTGATCGACGACCAGCAGGCGCAACGCCAGGCTCGCCATCAAAGCGGTAAACGCCTGATCGCCGAACTGCTGCTCGATTGCGCCGCCTGCCGGCGCAGCGTCGTGGCCGAACCCGCCGCAGAAGCCAAGGCCATCGAAGCGTTGCGCCAGGATGTGCGGCAACGCGAACAGCGCTGTGTGGAGGCGTTGCTCAAGCTGTATGCCTTCCGCCGCGAAGACGCCCATGCCAGTGACCTGCCGTTGCTGGATGGTCGCTGGGGCGATGACCTGTTCAACCCCGAGACCTTGAAGCTGCTGGGCGTGCGCCTGGGCAGCGGCGTGGCGGCGGGTGCAGCAGCGGGGGCAGGGGTCGATCTGCTGGTCGGTGGCCTGACCCTTGGCGCGGCGGCCTTGGCTGGCGCAATCGCGGGCGGCGCGCTGCAGACGGCACGCAATTACGGGTCGAGGTTGATGGGCAAGCTCAAAGGTCAGCGTGAGCTGACTGTGGACGATACGGTGTTGCGGCTCTTGGCGCTGCGTCAGCAGCAGCTGATGGTGGCCCTGGATAACCGCGGGCATGCCGCGCAAGACAGCATTCGCCTGGGCGAGCTGGACGAAAAAGCCTGGCGCGAGGGCAAGTTGCCAGACGCGCTGGTCAAGGCCCGGGCGCATCCGCAGTGGTCGACGCTAAACCCGGGGGCGCGGGTGAACCAGGCGGAGCGGCAAGAGCAGTTGGAGGCGTTGGTGTTGCAGATTTGA
- a CDS encoding DUF2868 domain-containing protein: protein MEDLVTGPTPLDKRWLTEAVRLREEHAGPLEDQEANRHARQAGGDLAARIETRALFLADRDGMTAALRHWKQGARLALLALLIMAAFSGAGLALAALGDGQRPVNVFWALGSLLGLNLLMLLGWAIGFGLSGEQGAGLGRLWLWLSERFARDAKAAHLAPALLVLLQRQRLNRWLLGVLVHGLWLLAMMTALAMLLALLATRRYGFVWETTLLAAEPFIHMTQAIGALPSLLGFAVPDEHMIRASGDTLPALDLARQAWASWLLGVVLVYGLLPRLLLAALCLWRWRQGRARLALDLSLPGYAALRESLMPRSERIGVQDAAPDTLPHFAAGQLESGSSGALLVGLELDDQRPWPPALPNSVTDAGVLDSRESRNRLLEQLSRFPPARLAIACDPRRSPDRGSLALLAELARNAGATRIWLLQAAPGEALDAERLGDWHEALDRLGLPHADTSPLTWLEHGHD from the coding sequence ATGGAAGACCTTGTGACTGGACCAACGCCACTGGACAAACGCTGGCTCACCGAAGCGGTACGCCTGCGCGAGGAACATGCCGGCCCCCTGGAAGACCAGGAGGCCAACCGCCACGCCCGACAGGCCGGCGGCGACCTGGCGGCCCGTATCGAAACGCGCGCGCTGTTTCTGGCCGACCGCGACGGCATGACTGCGGCCCTGCGCCACTGGAAACAGGGCGCGCGCCTGGCGCTGCTGGCCCTGTTGATCATGGCCGCCTTCAGCGGCGCGGGCCTGGCATTGGCGGCGCTGGGGGACGGCCAACGCCCGGTGAACGTGTTCTGGGCGCTGGGCAGCCTGTTGGGGTTGAACCTGTTGATGCTGCTGGGTTGGGCGATAGGCTTCGGCCTCAGCGGCGAGCAGGGTGCGGGCCTTGGCCGGCTGTGGCTGTGGCTGAGCGAACGCTTTGCCCGCGATGCCAAGGCCGCGCACCTTGCGCCCGCGCTGCTGGTGCTGCTGCAGCGCCAGCGCCTGAATCGCTGGTTGCTCGGCGTGCTGGTGCACGGGCTGTGGCTGCTGGCGATGATGACCGCGTTGGCGATGCTCCTGGCGTTGCTGGCCACCCGGCGTTATGGCTTTGTCTGGGAAACCACCCTGCTCGCCGCCGAGCCGTTCATCCACATGACCCAGGCGATCGGCGCCCTGCCTTCACTGCTGGGCTTTGCCGTGCCAGACGAACACATGATCCGCGCCAGCGGCGACACACTGCCGGCCCTGGACCTGGCCCGCCAGGCCTGGGCCAGCTGGTTGCTCGGCGTGGTGCTGGTCTATGGCCTGCTGCCCCGCCTGCTATTGGCCGCGTTGTGCCTGTGGCGTTGGCGCCAGGGCCGCGCACGCCTGGCGCTGGACCTCAGCCTGCCGGGCTACGCGGCCTTGCGCGAAAGCCTTATGCCACGCAGCGAGCGCATCGGTGTGCAGGACGCCGCGCCCGACACCTTGCCCCACTTCGCAGCCGGCCAGTTGGAGAGCGGCAGCAGCGGTGCGCTGCTGGTCGGCCTGGAGCTGGACGATCAGCGCCCCTGGCCGCCTGCCCTGCCCAACAGCGTGACCGATGCCGGTGTGCTCGATAGCCGTGAATCGCGCAACCGGCTGCTCGAACAACTGAGCCGCTTCCCCCCGGCGCGTCTGGCCATCGCCTGCGACCCACGCCGCTCGCCCGACCGCGGCAGCCTGGCGCTGCTGGCCGAGCTGGCACGCAATGCGGGCGCCACCCGTATCTGGCTGCTGCAGGCGGCGCCAGGCGAGGCCCTGGATGCCGAACGCCTGGGCGACTGGCACGAAGCGTTGGACCGCCTCGGCCTGCCCCACGCCGACACCTCGCCCCTGACCTGGCTGGAGCATGGCCATGACTGA
- a CDS encoding dihydrofolate reductase, with protein MTSTLPLSLIAALAENRVIGIDNSMPWHLPGDFKYFKATTLGKPIIMGRKTWDSLGRPLPGRLNIVVSRQPGLTLVGAEVFPSLEAALVRADQWAREQGVDELMLIGGAQLYGQALEKGLVSRMYLTRVELSPEGDAWFPAFDEGQWQRVSSQPQAPEGAGPVYHFDVWDKV; from the coding sequence ATGACTAGCACACTCCCCCTCAGCCTGATCGCGGCCCTCGCCGAGAACCGCGTGATTGGCATCGACAACTCCATGCCCTGGCACCTGCCGGGGGATTTCAAGTACTTCAAGGCCACGACCCTGGGCAAGCCGATCATCATGGGGCGCAAGACCTGGGACTCGCTGGGCCGGCCTTTGCCGGGGCGGCTGAATATCGTGGTCAGCCGCCAGCCGGGGCTGACGCTTGTCGGTGCCGAGGTGTTCCCCTCGCTGGAGGCGGCGCTGGTGCGGGCCGATCAGTGGGCGCGTGAGCAGGGGGTCGATGAGCTGATGCTGATTGGCGGGGCGCAGCTGTATGGGCAGGCGCTGGAGAAGGGGCTGGTGAGCCGCATGTACCTGACCCGGGTCGAGTTGTCGCCGGAGGGGGATGCATGGTTCCCTGCGTTTGACGAGGGGCAGTGGCAGCGGGTGAGCAGTCAGCCGCAAGCGCCTGAAGGGGCGGGGCCGGTGTATCACTTCGATGTTTGGGACAAGGTTTGA
- a CDS encoding L-cystine transporter — protein MNLPLSLNLLAFLALLLGLAQTRRTDWSLAKKVLLGLVLGVVFGLVLHTLYGAGHPVLKATIAWLDLVGNGYVGLLQMIVMPLIFASILSAVARLHNASSLGRISVLSIGTLLLTTAIAALIGIVLTNLFGLTADGLVAGVQESARLQAIHSDYAGKVADLNIPQLLLSFIPSNPVGDLARAKPTSIISVVIFAVFVGLAALQLIKDDAEKGERALSAIDTLQAWVMRLVRVVMKLTPYGVLALMTKVVASSNLDDILKLGSFVVVSYIGLGLMFVVHAAILAATGVSPLRFFRKVWPVLTFAFTSRSSAASIPLNIEAQTRRLGVPQSIASFSASFGTTIGQNGCAGLYPAMLAVMVAPAVGIDTFDPLWIATLVAIVTLSSAGVAGVGGGATFAALIVLPAMGLPVELVALLISVEPLIDMGRTALNVNGSMTAGVVTSQLLKETDKYVLAGDQHAELSHS, from the coding sequence ATGAACCTGCCGCTGTCTCTTAACCTGCTGGCATTCCTGGCCCTGCTGCTGGGCCTGGCACAAACCCGCCGCACCGACTGGAGCCTGGCCAAGAAGGTCTTGCTGGGCTTGGTGCTGGGCGTGGTGTTCGGCCTGGTGCTGCACACGCTCTATGGCGCTGGCCACCCGGTCCTGAAGGCCACCATCGCCTGGCTCGACCTGGTCGGCAACGGCTACGTCGGCCTGCTGCAGATGATCGTCATGCCACTGATCTTCGCCTCGATCCTCAGCGCCGTGGCCCGCTTGCACAATGCCTCCTCGCTCGGCCGCATCAGCGTGCTCAGCATTGGCACCCTGCTGCTGACCACCGCCATCGCCGCGTTGATCGGCATCGTCCTGACCAACCTGTTCGGCCTGACTGCGGACGGCCTGGTGGCCGGCGTGCAGGAAAGCGCGCGGCTGCAAGCGATCCACAGCGACTACGCGGGCAAGGTCGCCGACCTCAACATCCCGCAACTGCTGTTGTCGTTCATCCCCAGCAACCCGGTGGGCGACCTGGCGCGGGCCAAGCCGACCTCGATCATCAGCGTGGTGATCTTCGCCGTGTTCGTCGGCCTGGCCGCCCTGCAACTGATCAAGGACGATGCCGAGAAGGGCGAGCGCGCCCTGTCGGCCATCGACACCCTGCAAGCCTGGGTCATGCGCCTGGTACGCGTGGTGATGAAGCTCACCCCCTATGGCGTGCTGGCCTTGATGACCAAAGTGGTGGCCAGCTCCAACCTGGACGACATCCTCAAACTGGGTAGCTTCGTGGTGGTGTCGTACATCGGCCTGGGGCTGATGTTCGTGGTGCATGCCGCCATCCTGGCGGCGACCGGCGTGAGCCCGCTGCGCTTCTTCCGCAAGGTGTGGCCGGTGCTGACTTTCGCCTTCACCAGCCGCTCCAGCGCCGCCAGCATCCCGCTGAATATCGAAGCGCAGACCCGCCGCCTGGGTGTGCCGCAGTCGATTGCCAGCTTCAGCGCCTCGTTCGGCACCACCATTGGCCAGAACGGTTGCGCGGGCCTGTACCCGGCGATGCTGGCGGTGATGGTTGCGCCTGCGGTGGGGATCGACACCTTCGACCCGCTGTGGATCGCGACCCTGGTCGCCATCGTCACCCTGAGCTCGGCCGGGGTTGCCGGGGTGGGCGGTGGTGCGACCTTCGCCGCGCTGATCGTGCTGCCGGCCATGGGCTTGCCGGTTGAACTGGTGGCGCTGCTGATTTCGGTGGAGCCGTTGATCGACATGGGCCGTACGGCGTTGAACGTGAATGGCTCGATGACGGCCGGGGTCGTGACCAGCCAGCTGTTGAAAGAGACTGACAAGTACGTGTTAGCGGGTGACCAGCATGCAGAGCTGAGTCATAGCTGA
- a CDS encoding haloacid dehalogenase-like hydrolase: MKFAPKALALGLSLLFGAQTWATELKHWPAEAAKQLDSMITANANKGNYAVFDMDNTSYRYDLEEALLPFMENKGLLTRDKLDPSLKLIPFKDTAEHKESLFSYYYRLCEIDDMVCYPWVAQVFSGFTLKELKAQVDALMASGKPVPSTYFEGDQVKAIEVQPPKVFAGQAELFNKLMENGIEVYVISAASEELVRMVASDPKYGYNVKPQNVIGVSLLLKDRANGQLTTARKQISAGTYDPKANEGLELTPYLWTPATWMAGKQAAILTYIDEWKRPVLVGGDTPTSDGYMQFHGVDVGKGGIHLWINRKAKYMDQLNGMIAKHAAAQAKEGLPVTADKNWVIVTPEQIQ, translated from the coding sequence ATGAAGTTCGCTCCGAAAGCGCTCGCCCTCGGCCTGTCCCTGTTGTTCGGTGCCCAAACCTGGGCCACCGAACTCAAGCATTGGCCCGCCGAGGCGGCCAAACAGCTCGACAGCATGATCACCGCCAATGCCAACAAAGGTAACTACGCGGTGTTCGACATGGACAACACCAGTTACCGCTACGACCTTGAAGAGGCCTTGCTGCCGTTCATGGAAAACAAGGGGCTGCTGACCCGCGACAAGCTCGACCCTTCGTTGAAGCTGATTCCGTTCAAGGACACAGCCGAGCACAAGGAAAGCTTGTTCAGTTACTACTACCGCCTGTGCGAAATCGACGACATGGTCTGCTACCCGTGGGTGGCACAGGTGTTCTCGGGCTTTACCCTGAAAGAGCTGAAAGCCCAGGTCGATGCCTTGATGGCCTCCGGCAAGCCCGTGCCCAGCACTTATTTTGAGGGTGACCAGGTCAAGGCCATCGAGGTGCAGCCGCCCAAGGTGTTTGCCGGGCAGGCCGAGCTGTTCAACAAGCTGATGGAAAACGGCATCGAGGTGTATGTCATTTCTGCCGCGTCCGAAGAGCTGGTGCGCATGGTCGCGTCCGACCCCAAGTACGGCTACAACGTCAAACCGCAGAACGTCATTGGCGTCAGCCTGCTGCTCAAGGACCGCGCCAACGGCCAACTGACCACGGCGCGCAAGCAGATCAGCGCCGGCACCTATGACCCCAAGGCCAACGAAGGCCTGGAGCTGACGCCGTACCTGTGGACCCCAGCGACCTGGATGGCAGGCAAGCAGGCGGCGATCCTCACCTACATCGACGAGTGGAAAAGACCGGTGCTGGTGGGCGGCGATACGCCGACCAGTGATGGCTACATGCAGTTCCACGGGGTGGATGTGGGCAAGGGGGGCATCCACCTGTGGATAAACCGCAAGGCCAAATACATGGACCAGCTCAACGGCATGATCGCCAAGCACGCCGCAGCACAGGCCAAGGAAGGGCTGCCGGTGACTGCGGACAAAAACTGGGTGATCGTCACGCCGGAGCAGATCCAGTAA
- a CDS encoding FMN-dependent NADH-azoreductase: MVERVLYVCASPRGERSVSAQIAEVFLAALAERKAVEVDRLDPWECELPEVDGDLLAAKYAGLVDAPLSPAQNAAWAQISTLAKRFHRADTVLFSVPLWNFGIPYKLKHLIDAISHKGVLFTFDEQGLNGMLGGRRAVAIYTRGLGYGPDSQTPDQAFGLEKPFLDAWFRFVGINQVHSIVAEQTLGPAGASIRASALEAVTLLAQNIDQQEARTLIVGRTG; the protein is encoded by the coding sequence GTGGTTGAACGTGTCTTGTATGTTTGCGCCTCACCGAGAGGCGAGCGCTCGGTTTCCGCTCAGATTGCCGAAGTGTTCCTGGCGGCGCTGGCTGAGCGCAAAGCCGTGGAGGTTGACCGCCTGGACCCTTGGGAATGCGAGCTTCCCGAAGTGGATGGCGACCTGCTCGCGGCCAAGTACGCAGGGCTTGTCGATGCCCCGCTTTCGCCCGCGCAAAACGCTGCATGGGCGCAGATCAGCACGCTCGCCAAACGGTTCCACCGGGCCGACACGGTATTGTTCAGCGTACCGCTGTGGAATTTCGGCATCCCCTACAAACTCAAGCACCTGATCGACGCCATTTCGCACAAAGGGGTTTTGTTCACCTTCGACGAGCAGGGGTTGAACGGCATGCTGGGTGGGCGCCGGGCAGTCGCCATCTACACCCGCGGGCTAGGTTATGGCCCCGACTCACAAACCCCCGACCAGGCATTTGGCCTGGAAAAACCCTTCCTCGATGCGTGGTTCCGCTTCGTCGGTATCAACCAGGTACACAGCATCGTGGCCGAACAGACGCTTGGCCCTGCAGGCGCCAGCATCCGTGCGAGCGCCCTTGAAGCCGTGACCTTGCTGGCGCAGAACATCGACCAGCAAGAGGCCCGGACCTTGATTGTCGGCCGCACCGGCTGA